The following are encoded together in the Astyanax mexicanus isolate ESR-SI-001 chromosome 8, AstMex3_surface, whole genome shotgun sequence genome:
- the tmem53 gene encoding transmembrane protein 53 encodes MGEEEGIDYNVVFPEPRLSEKYWRGSKEPVVILLGWAGCRDKHLTKYSSIYNSQGCVTVRYTAPLKTVFISESFGYKDLRSIAHKLLEILFDYEVENNPIFFHVFSNGGFMLYRYMVELLQSHKQFSSLCVVGTVVDSAPGSQNVRGALRALKTTLGPNVNVVLRCFLLVLFAVMVVLLRVVLYPLTKYFHKNHYDAMMESPAPWPQMYLYSRADRVIRYRDVERMVRVLQEKGLSAESFDFITPAHVSLFRDCPEDYSSRCHTFLTSCMTRREETQSTKRFQVQH; translated from the exons ATGGGGGAAGAGGAGGGAATAGACTATAATGTAGTCTTCCCGGAGCCGCGGCTCTCAG AGAAATACTGGCGTGGGTCAAAGGAGCCAGTGGTGATTCTTTTAGGCTGGGCCGGCTGTAGAGACAAACATCTCACAAAGTACAGCTCAATTTATAATTCACAG GGGTGTGTGACCGTACGCTACACAGCACCGCTCAAGACCGTCTTCATCTCGGAATCATTTGGCTACAAGGACCTCAGAAGCATTGCTCACAAACTCCTTGAGATACTGTTTGACTATGAGGTGGAGAACAACCCTATCTTCTTCCATGTGTTTAGCAATGGAGGCTTCATGCTCTACCGCTACATGGTGGAGCTCCTGCAAAGccacaagcagttcagctctctCTGTGTAGTGGGCACAGTTGTGGACAGTGCACCAGGCAGCCAAAACGTGAGAGGGGCCCTCCGCGCCCTCAAGACCACGCTGGGCCCAAATGTCAACGTGGTGCTGCGGTGCTTCCTCCTGGTGCTGTTCGCTGTGATGGTGGTTCTGCTCAGGGTAGTCCTGTACCCTCTGACCAAATACTTCCATAAGAACCACTACGATGCCATGATGGAGAGTCCGGCGCCCTGGCCTCAAATGTACCTGTACTCCAGGGCGGACCGGGTGATCAGGTACAGAGACGTGGAGCGGATGGTTCGAGTGCTGCAGGAGAAAGGGCTGTCCGCGGAGAGCTTCGACTTCATCACCCCGGCCCATGTCAGCCTGTTCAGAGACTGTCCTGAGGACTACTCCAGCAGGTGCCACACCTTTCTGACCAGCTGCATGACCAGGCGTGAGGAGACACAATCAACAAAGCGCTTCCAAGTGCAACACTGA